The following proteins are co-located in the Ruminococcaceae bacterium KH2T8 genome:
- a CDS encoding phosphonopyruvate decarboxylase: MKVESLVNIIGSDFYTGVPDSQLKALCNYLMNTYGIDPKHHIIAANEGNCAALAAGYHLATGKVPVVYMQNSGEGNIINPVASLLNDKVYAIPVVFIVGWRGEPGIHDEPQHIYQGEVTVKLLEDMDIATFVIGKETTEDELKAKMAEFNEIMKTGKDVAFVIRKGALEYSEKVVYKNDNKMIREEIIQHIAAAAGEDPIVSTTGKASRELFETRTARGQSHKYDFLTVGSMGHSSSIALGVALNKPEQRIWCIDGDGAVLMHMGSMALLGYNKPSNLVHVVINNGAHETVGGMPTVASDIDLVAIAKACGYPYAISVDSFEDLDKELEAAKTRGVLSMIEVKCSIGARDDLGRPTTTALENKQNFMEYLKTL, from the coding sequence ATGAAAGTAGAAAGCCTTGTTAACATCATCGGATCCGATTTTTATACGGGAGTACCTGACTCACAGCTCAAGGCGCTGTGTAATTACCTCATGAATACTTATGGTATCGATCCGAAGCATCACATCATCGCTGCTAACGAAGGTAACTGTGCGGCGCTTGCTGCAGGTTACCACCTCGCAACAGGCAAGGTTCCCGTTGTATATATGCAGAACTCCGGTGAAGGCAACATCATCAATCCCGTTGCATCACTTCTGAACGATAAGGTATATGCGATCCCCGTTGTATTCATCGTAGGATGGAGAGGCGAGCCCGGTATCCACGACGAGCCTCAGCATATCTATCAGGGTGAGGTTACCGTAAAGCTCCTCGAAGATATGGATATCGCGACTTTTGTTATCGGCAAGGAGACAACGGAAGATGAGCTCAAGGCCAAGATGGCTGAGTTCAACGAGATCATGAAGACCGGTAAGGATGTTGCTTTCGTTATCAGAAAAGGTGCTCTCGAGTATTCCGAGAAGGTCGTATACAAGAACGACAACAAGATGATCCGCGAAGAGATCATTCAGCATATCGCTGCGGCTGCAGGTGAGGATCCTATCGTATCTACAACCGGTAAGGCTTCCCGTGAGCTCTTCGAGACACGTACTGCAAGGGGTCAGAGCCATAAGTACGATTTCCTTACGGTCGGTTCCATGGGTCACAGCTCCTCCATCGCTCTCGGTGTAGCACTTAATAAGCCCGAGCAGCGCATCTGGTGTATCGACGGTGACGGCGCCGTTCTCATGCATATGGGTTCCATGGCGCTCCTTGGTTATAACAAGCCTTCCAATCTTGTTCATGTAGTCATCAATAACGGTGCACATGAGACTGTCGGCGGAATGCCTACGGTTGCATCCGATATCGACCTTGTAGCTATCGCAAAGGCATGCGGTTATCCATATGCCATATCGGTAGATTCTTTCGAGGATCTTGATAAGGAGCTCGAGGCGGCTAAGACGAGAGGCGTTTTGAGCATGATCGAAGTCAAGTGTTCGATCGGTGCGCGTGATGATCTCGGAAGGCCTACAACAACGGCACTTGAGAATAAGCAGAACTTCATGGAATACCTGAAGACTCTGTAA
- a CDS encoding phosphoenolpyruvate mutase, whose amino-acid sequence MKTVYTCFCTDVIHDGHLNILNEAKKLGSVTIGALSDKALIRYNKFPTLSQDERVKLYESLEGVEKVVIQDDMLYDDVIPALKPDYVVHGDNWTAGPESAIRAHVAELVSTYGGEIVDVPYTYSETVKKIDMQLREKLAMPEYRRKRLRQLLEMVPVVKTMEAHSGLTGLIVEKTVVENDGKLDQFDAMWISSLCDSTAKGKPDIELVDMTSRFRTIEDITEVTTKPIIFDGDTGGLTEHFVYTVRSLERLGVSAVIIEDKKGLKKNSLFGTEVEQTQATIEEMSAKIAAGKKAQLTDDFMIIARIESLILEKGMEDALERAFAFVKAGADGIMIHSRKKDPAEICEFCDKFRAQDKKTPIVVVPSSFNTITEDELASHGVNIVIYANQLTRSAFPAMQQTAEDILRYHRAKEVDDRLMSIKQIITLIDEI is encoded by the coding sequence ATGAAGACTGTTTACACTTGCTTTTGTACCGACGTTATCCACGACGGCCACCTCAATATCTTAAATGAGGCTAAGAAGCTCGGTTCCGTAACGATCGGTGCGCTTTCCGATAAGGCACTGATCCGCTATAACAAGTTCCCGACACTTTCCCAGGATGAGAGAGTAAAGCTCTATGAGAGCCTCGAGGGAGTAGAGAAGGTAGTTATCCAGGACGATATGCTCTACGATGACGTTATCCCTGCATTGAAGCCCGACTATGTCGTTCACGGCGATAACTGGACAGCAGGTCCCGAGTCCGCTATAAGGGCACATGTTGCAGAGCTCGTTTCCACATACGGCGGTGAGATCGTAGATGTTCCTTATACATACAGCGAGACAGTTAAGAAGATCGACATGCAGCTCAGAGAAAAGCTCGCAATGCCCGAGTATAGAAGAAAGAGACTTCGCCAGCTCCTCGAGATGGTACCTGTCGTTAAGACAATGGAGGCTCACAGCGGTCTTACGGGTCTTATCGTAGAGAAGACGGTAGTAGAGAACGACGGTAAGCTCGATCAGTTCGATGCTATGTGGATCAGCTCTCTTTGTGATTCAACGGCTAAGGGTAAGCCCGATATCGAGCTCGTTGATATGACATCCAGGTTCAGGACAATCGAGGACATCACTGAGGTTACGACAAAGCCCATAATCTTCGACGGTGATACGGGCGGACTTACGGAGCACTTCGTATACACGGTTCGTTCCCTCGAAAGACTCGGCGTGTCCGCAGTTATCATCGAGGACAAGAAGGGCCTTAAGAAGAATTCACTCTTCGGTACCGAAGTCGAGCAGACACAGGCAACTATCGAAGAGATGAGTGCTAAGATCGCAGCAGGTAAGAAGGCTCAGCTCACTGATGACTTCATGATCATCGCTCGTATCGAGAGCCTTATCCTCGAAAAGGGTATGGAAGATGCACTTGAGAGAGCTTTCGCTTTCGTAAAGGCAGGTGCAGACGGTATCATGATCCATTCACGAAAGAAGGATCCCGCAGAGATCTGCGAGTTCTGCGATAAGTTCAGGGCACAGGATAAGAAGACTCCTATCGTAGTTGTTCCTTCGAGCTTTAATACGATCACAGAGGATGAGCTCGCTTCACACGGCGTAAATATCGTTATCTACGCTAACCAGCTCACTAGATCCGCATTCCCCGCAATGCAGCAGACGGCAGAGGATATCCTCCGCTACCACAGAGCCAAGGAAGTCGACGACCGCCTTATGTCCATCAAGCAGATCATCACACTGATCGACGAGATCTAA
- a CDS encoding 2-aminoethylphosphonate-pyruvate transaminase/2-aminoethylphosphonate-pyruvate transaminase, with amino-acid sequence MESIKRNILLNPGPSTTTDTVKYAQVVPDICPREKEFAGLMKGLREDLVKIVHGDLDKYTSVLFCGSGTINIDVCINSLLPEGKKVLVVNNGAYSTRAVEICQYYGLPHIDLKFAVDEIPDLAKIEETLKADPDIALIHTTHQETGTGILNPVREIGALAHKYGAIFTVDTTSTYAMRPIDIEKDNIDFCMASAQKGLMSFTGLSFVVGNRAILEKSATYPKRSYYCNLFLQYDCFEKTGEMHFTPPVQTIYATIQALKEYWAEGEEAKWARHTRVFNAINEGLEELGFKQVIVPENRAGLVSSAIYPDDPNWSFEKVHDYCYDRGFTIYPGKISTTNTFRLCALGAIDEADIKDFFKVFKEALDAIGVQTPVRYY; translated from the coding sequence ATGGAAAGCATCAAGAGAAACATCCTTCTTAATCCCGGTCCGTCCACAACAACGGATACGGTAAAGTACGCACAGGTAGTACCTGACATCTGTCCCCGCGAAAAGGAATTCGCAGGTCTTATGAAAGGCCTCAGGGAAGACCTCGTTAAGATCGTTCACGGCGACCTTGATAAGTACACATCGGTACTCTTCTGCGGATCAGGTACGATCAATATCGATGTCTGCATCAACAGCCTCTTACCCGAGGGCAAGAAGGTTCTCGTTGTAAATAACGGTGCATACAGCACAAGAGCAGTCGAGATATGTCAGTACTACGGACTTCCTCATATCGATCTGAAGTTCGCAGTAGATGAGATTCCCGACCTTGCTAAGATCGAGGAGACACTTAAGGCTGATCCCGATATCGCTCTTATTCATACGACACATCAGGAGACAGGTACGGGTATCCTTAATCCCGTCAGGGAGATCGGTGCTCTTGCCCATAAGTACGGCGCTATCTTCACTGTAGATACGACTTCCACATATGCGATGCGACCTATCGATATCGAGAAGGATAACATCGATTTCTGCATGGCAAGTGCTCAGAAGGGACTTATGTCTTTTACAGGTTTGAGCTTCGTAGTAGGTAACAGAGCCATCCTCGAAAAGAGCGCAACATATCCCAAGAGATCTTATTACTGTAATCTCTTCCTGCAGTATGACTGCTTTGAGAAGACGGGCGAGATGCACTTCACACCTCCGGTTCAGACGATCTACGCTACTATCCAGGCTCTTAAGGAGTACTGGGCAGAGGGCGAAGAAGCTAAGTGGGCACGCCACACTCGCGTATTCAATGCGATCAACGAAGGTCTTGAGGAGCTCGGCTTTAAGCAGGTCATCGTTCCCGAGAACAGAGCAGGTCTCGTATCTTCCGCTATCTATCCCGACGATCCCAACTGGAGCTTCGAGAAGGTTCATGACTACTGCTATGACAGAGGCTTCACGATCTATCCCGGTAAGATCTCAACAACGAATACATTCCGTCTTTGCGCTCTCGGTGCCATCGACGAAGCTGACATAAAGGACTTCTTCAAGGTGTTCAAGGAAGCGCTCGACGCAATAGGCGTACAGACACCCGTAAGATATTACTGA
- a CDS encoding CTP:phosphocholine cytidylyltransferase: MLTREQFDILDDLIEGDGSASASASGTTAELTSSGLIIDGKITAEGIKAMEPYKVQRAVFIAAGFGSRLVPITLNTPKPLVRVHDVRIIDRLIDACLGAGIEEIVIVRGYLKEEFDQLLHKYPMIKFIDNDFYTEANNISSSLLAKDLIRNAYVFEADLLISNPKIIKGYNYTSNFLGIKTDKTDDWCFKVKDRVIVEELTEGAGEDIWQMVGISYWDAEAGAKLAEDIPAVYESEGGKQRYWEQVPLVFRKENYKVEVRDCKFEDIVEIDTFAELQAIDEKYKV; this comes from the coding sequence GTGTTAACAAGAGAACAATTCGATATCTTGGATGACCTGATCGAGGGCGACGGCTCCGCATCGGCATCCGCAAGCGGTACTACAGCGGAACTTACGAGCAGCGGACTTATCATTGACGGTAAGATCACGGCTGAAGGCATTAAGGCCATGGAGCCCTATAAGGTTCAAAGAGCGGTATTTATCGCCGCGGGATTCGGCTCAAGGCTTGTTCCCATCACACTCAATACACCTAAGCCCCTCGTAAGGGTTCACGATGTAAGGATCATCGACAGACTGATCGACGCGTGCCTCGGTGCAGGTATCGAGGAGATCGTGATCGTAAGAGGATACCTTAAGGAAGAATTCGATCAGCTCCTTCACAAGTATCCTATGATAAAGTTCATCGACAACGACTTCTATACTGAAGCAAACAATATCAGCAGCTCGCTGCTCGCGAAGGATCTCATCAGGAATGCATATGTATTCGAGGCAGACCTTCTTATATCAAATCCCAAGATCATCAAGGGTTATAACTACACATCCAACTTCCTCGGCATCAAGACCGATAAGACGGATGACTGGTGCTTTAAGGTAAAGGACAGGGTCATCGTCGAGGAGCTTACCGAAGGCGCTGGTGAGGATATCTGGCAGATGGTTGGAATCTCCTACTGGGATGCAGAGGCAGGCGCTAAGCTCGCAGAGGATATCCCCGCGGTATACGAATCCGAAGGCGGTAAGCAGAGATACTGGGAGCAGGTTCCGCTCGTATTCAGGAAAGAAAATTACAAGGTCGAAGTAAGAGACTGTAAGTTCGAAGATATAGTCGAGATAGATACTTTCGCCGAGCTTCAGGCAATAGACGAGAAATATAAAGTTTGA
- a CDS encoding NAD-dependent glycerol-3-phosphate dehydrogenase N-terminus → MKDLTDIAGLTVAVIGGGNVGTQFACVCASKGSEVRIYTSRCSEFADTLELVDEFGHVTCGTIKLATDDIAKAIRCADVIFVTTPAFMLEAIAEKMLPHIEKDQVIVVLPGTGGAEFAFHDCLRKGAILSGVQRVPAVARLEGYGRRVRCEGLRKEMFLASVPRRYAADISELISDLFGIPCTPLPNYLCVTLTPSNPILHTTRLRTLFKEYREGVTYDRIPKFYGEWSDESAELLLKCDRELQDMIALMDQADLTSVKSLKIHYESDDVPSLTRKLRSIESLHALPTPMLKVTGGYIPDFESRYFKADFPYGLAILESFAEVLDYDATNIKETMDWYRKTTGDCRSLSLEEHDITTVQDIYDFYHC, encoded by the coding sequence ATGAAAGATCTGACAGATATTGCAGGACTCACTGTCGCTGTGATCGGGGGAGGCAACGTCGGCACTCAGTTTGCCTGCGTTTGCGCATCAAAAGGCAGTGAAGTCCGTATTTATACATCAAGATGCAGTGAGTTTGCCGACACGCTCGAGCTCGTGGATGAGTTCGGTCACGTGACGTGCGGCACTATAAAACTCGCGACAGATGACATCGCGAAAGCGATAAGATGCGCGGACGTTATCTTTGTCACGACGCCTGCCTTTATGCTCGAAGCTATTGCGGAGAAGATGCTCCCTCATATAGAAAAAGACCAGGTGATCGTTGTCCTTCCGGGAACGGGCGGTGCGGAGTTCGCATTCCACGATTGTCTCAGAAAAGGCGCGATACTAAGCGGCGTTCAGCGTGTTCCGGCCGTTGCGAGACTCGAAGGATACGGCAGACGCGTCAGATGTGAGGGTCTTCGTAAGGAGATGTTCCTCGCGTCAGTTCCCAGACGTTACGCGGCAGACATAAGTGAGCTTATATCCGACCTTTTCGGCATTCCTTGTACGCCGCTCCCGAACTACCTGTGCGTGACTCTTACGCCGAGTAACCCGATTCTTCATACGACGCGCCTGAGAACTCTCTTTAAGGAATACAGGGAAGGCGTGACTTACGACAGGATCCCGAAGTTCTACGGCGAGTGGAGCGACGAGTCAGCCGAGCTGCTCCTTAAATGCGACAGGGAACTTCAGGACATGATAGCGCTCATGGATCAGGCTGACCTTACTTCGGTCAAGTCGCTTAAGATCCACTACGAAAGCGATGACGTGCCCTCGCTTACACGCAAACTCAGATCGATCGAAAGCCTTCACGCACTCCCGACACCGATGCTAAAGGTCACTGGCGGTTATATCCCTGACTTTGAGTCACGCTACTTTAAGGCCGATTTCCCGTACGGACTTGCGATCCTTGAGAGCTTTGCCGAGGTCCTTGATTACGATGCGACCAACATAAAAGAGACAATGGACTGGTACAGAAAGACGACTGGAGACTGCCGTTCGCTGTCACTTGAAGAGCACGATATCACGACCGTACAGGACATCTACGATTTCTATCACTGCTGA
- a CDS encoding NOL1/NOP2/sun family putative RNA methylase, translated as MKLPEDFIFKTRSFITKNNLPLDGFFESFDEEPLRGIRLNMSKVAPSDYESVMADLGESVDKVTWCDSGFYTLREGSGNDPYYHAGVYYPQEPSAMLPAQVMSAKPGDFVLDMCAAPGGKTCRLAEDMKGSGLLVANEINEMRAKALLRNVERMGIPNAVILNENPENLAKVFIGFFDKILLDVPCSGEGMFRRDAQAVKSWERFGPKTCIPIQREILEAAHVMLKAGGEIVYSTCTFCENEDEDQILRFIELHPEYSVIRHDDIEGITVSGEGFMRIWPHISRGDGHFCVHLKKSEDAEVGSMSLEKIPSYKTKRKDNYGFSKSREAFLEFMRDILVSYEDPGKDYLIHGNRVHLLPVNERIFDGLKVVKLGSYPGEIKPTTTERLFIPSHSLALMLKREEIREDSFLSLSRDDERLCRYLKGETIVVTPEEKASLKKKGYIVIAVNGYPLGFGKISGDGSIKNLYPKAWRTA; from the coding sequence ATGAAACTGCCCGAAGATTTTATCTTTAAGACACGATCATTCATAACGAAGAACAACCTTCCTCTGGACGGTTTCTTCGAGAGCTTTGACGAGGAGCCGTTAAGGGGAATACGCCTTAATATGAGCAAGGTTGCGCCGTCTGATTACGAGTCTGTTATGGCTGACCTCGGTGAGTCAGTGGATAAGGTCACCTGGTGCGACAGCGGTTTTTATACTTTACGCGAAGGCTCGGGTAATGACCCTTACTACCATGCGGGCGTCTACTATCCGCAGGAGCCGTCTGCAATGCTCCCGGCACAGGTAATGTCGGCAAAACCCGGTGACTTCGTACTGGATATGTGCGCGGCCCCCGGAGGTAAGACCTGCAGGCTCGCAGAGGACATGAAGGGCTCCGGTCTTCTCGTAGCAAATGAGATCAACGAGATGCGTGCCAAGGCTCTGCTTCGTAATGTCGAACGTATGGGCATCCCTAATGCGGTTATCCTTAACGAGAATCCCGAGAATCTCGCGAAAGTGTTCATCGGCTTCTTTGATAAGATTCTGCTCGACGTCCCGTGCTCGGGAGAAGGCATGTTCAGGCGCGATGCACAGGCAGTAAAGAGCTGGGAACGCTTTGGTCCCAAGACCTGTATCCCGATACAGCGTGAGATCCTCGAAGCCGCTCACGTCATGCTCAAGGCAGGCGGTGAGATCGTCTATTCGACATGTACTTTCTGTGAGAACGAGGACGAGGATCAGATCCTTCGTTTCATCGAGCTTCACCCCGAATATTCCGTAATAAGACATGATGATATCGAGGGTATAACAGTCTCCGGCGAAGGCTTTATGAGGATCTGGCCCCACATATCGCGCGGCGACGGTCACTTCTGTGTACATCTCAAAAAGAGTGAAGACGCAGAGGTCGGCTCGATGTCACTTGAGAAGATCCCGTCATATAAGACGAAGCGCAAGGATAACTACGGCTTTTCCAAGTCGCGCGAGGCTTTCCTCGAGTTCATGCGCGATATCCTCGTCTCCTACGAGGACCCCGGAAAGGATTACCTTATTCACGGTAACCGCGTGCATCTTCTGCCCGTTAATGAGCGTATCTTTGACGGTCTCAAGGTAGTAAAGCTCGGAAGTTACCCGGGTGAGATCAAGCCCACGACTACGGAGCGACTCTTTATCCCGTCGCACTCACTTGCTCTGATGCTCAAGCGGGAAGAGATACGCGAAGATTCGTTCCTTTCGCTGTCGCGCGACGACGAGAGGCTCTGCCGTTACTTAAAGGGCGAGACGATCGTGGTTACGCCTGAGGAAAAGGCATCGCTCAAGAAGAAAGGCTACATTGTGATCGCGGTCAACGGCTACCCGCTGGGATTCGGCAAGATCTCAGGCGACGGCAGCATAAAGAACCTGTATCCCAAGGCCTGGAGAACAGCATGA
- a CDS encoding oligoendopeptidase, M3 family has translation MADPFEGQMPDFKDIKYVRPDIEAFTSFVKEVRLKLMTCQDADIASEIILDYEKKVSGFDTQYALCNILHDLDTSDDFYTDELEFFDEAFATVSELTAAVLTSLLNCPCADALRAKYGDMIFRKAVNQKETVSKEIIDELVKESSLENDYGQIQSEAQIEFGGEILNLSTLAPYLESTDRKTRRKAHIALDKYYQGKKETFDKIYDDMVKVRTEAARKLGYKSFTELGYKRMERYDYTRDDVAKFRDDIVKYIVPITEQIRKLQKERLGVDELMYWDLPTLFKNGNPVPNVSGEGYERVAGNFFRDIFGVVPSFFDVLSEHGFTDLLARNNKSTGGYCMYLEDYAIPYIFMNGNGTADDVATLVHEGGHAYAAIRSAEVSPFVECLSPTLETCEIHSTAMEFMSYPYMNMFYGDKAEQYCELHMTQALLFLPYGCMVDEYQHIVYDDPDMKPEQRHQVWKDLEKKYQPFNNYGDQMPFHEMGGAWMKKDHIFTTPFYYIDYCLAHICALQLWDESRTDMKTALSKYNQLCEAGGTDTFLNLIGKAGLESPFDTGVIKKLAYSICKFLEL, from the coding sequence ATGGCGGATCCTTTCGAAGGGCAGATGCCGGATTTTAAGGATATTAAGTACGTTCGTCCCGATATAGAGGCTTTCACGAGCTTCGTTAAGGAAGTAAGACTCAAGCTCATGACTTGCCAGGACGCAGATATCGCTTCTGAGATCATCCTCGACTATGAGAAGAAGGTCTCGGGCTTCGATACACAGTATGCGCTCTGTAATATTCTCCACGACCTCGACACGTCAGATGATTTCTATACTGACGAGCTCGAGTTCTTCGACGAGGCTTTCGCGACGGTAAGTGAGCTTACTGCCGCAGTGCTTACGAGCCTTTTGAACTGCCCGTGTGCCGATGCGCTTCGTGCGAAGTACGGCGACATGATCTTCCGAAAGGCCGTAAATCAGAAGGAGACCGTCTCCAAGGAGATAATCGACGAGCTCGTTAAGGAATCTTCGCTCGAGAATGACTACGGTCAGATACAGTCGGAGGCACAGATCGAGTTCGGAGGGGAGATCTTAAACCTCTCGACACTCGCACCTTATCTCGAGTCAACTGACCGAAAGACCAGACGTAAGGCTCACATCGCTCTCGATAAGTACTATCAGGGCAAGAAGGAGACCTTTGACAAGATCTACGATGATATGGTCAAGGTAAGGACCGAGGCCGCTCGAAAGCTCGGCTACAAGAGCTTTACGGAGCTTGGCTATAAGAGGATGGAGCGCTACGACTATACACGCGATGACGTCGCTAAGTTCAGGGACGACATCGTGAAGTATATAGTTCCGATCACTGAGCAGATAAGAAAGCTCCAAAAGGAGCGTCTTGGCGTAGACGAGCTCATGTACTGGGATCTTCCTACGCTTTTTAAGAACGGTAATCCCGTGCCGAACGTATCGGGTGAGGGCTACGAGAGAGTTGCGGGTAATTTCTTCCGCGATATCTTCGGTGTAGTTCCGAGCTTCTTCGACGTTCTCTCGGAGCATGGATTTACCGACCTTCTTGCACGAAATAACAAGTCCACGGGCGGCTACTGCATGTACCTCGAGGACTATGCGATCCCATATATCTTCATGAACGGTAACGGTACGGCAGATGATGTCGCGACCCTTGTACATGAGGGCGGACACGCGTATGCGGCGATCAGGAGTGCCGAAGTGTCTCCTTTCGTTGAGTGCCTGTCTCCAACGCTGGAGACATGCGAGATCCACTCGACGGCCATGGAATTCATGTCATATCCCTATATGAACATGTTCTACGGAGATAAGGCCGAGCAGTACTGTGAGCTTCACATGACGCAGGCTCTGCTGTTCCTGCCTTACGGCTGTATGGTCGACGAGTACCAGCACATCGTATATGACGATCCCGACATGAAGCCTGAGCAAAGACATCAGGTGTGGAAGGATCTGGAGAAGAAGTATCAGCCATTCAATAACTACGGCGATCAGATGCCTTTCCACGAGATGGGCGGCGCCTGGATGAAGAAGGACCATATCTTCACGACGCCTTTTTACTATATTGACTATTGCCTCGCTCATATCTGCGCTCTGCAGCTCTGGGATGAGTCGAGGACCGACATGAAGACGGCTCTTTCAAAGTATAACCAGCTCTGCGAAGCTGGCGGTACGGATACTTTCCTGAACCTTATCGGTAAAGCGGGACTTGAGTCGCCCTTTGATACCGGCGTAATAAAGAAACTTGCTTACAGCATCTGTAAGTTCCTTGAATTATGA
- a CDS encoding arginyl-tRNA synthetase, with amino-acid sequence MDYKSEIAAKLAEITGLETEQVYKLIEIPPQVEMGDYAFPCFTLAKTLRKAPPMIATDIAGDERLASLGAMTAKNVGPYVNFYIDRGFYAVNTVGGVLKDKDSYGKADEGQGKMVIIEYSSPNIAKPFHVGHAFTTIIGNSLSKIYTKLGYDVVRMNHLGDYGTQFGKLITAYRLWGDDEALNKDAITELLRIYVKFHEEEKNDPSLTDTARENFKRLEDGCEEEVALWKKFRDMSLVVFEKLYKRLGVEFDNYNGESYYAKMADDVANMLKEKGLLVESEGAQVVDLEEYGVPPCIILKSDGTTIYATRDIAAIMYRHEKYNFDKNIYVVGTPQALHFKQVFSVMKKAGYDYADNCVHVGFGLVKFKNMKFSTRDGNIVLLEDLLNEAVAKTREVIAENSKARGQDMTEAEIDEIAEKVGIGAVIYTYVKSGRERDIVFSWEEMLDFEGDTAPYLMYTYARTKSILRKAKEQGFEPSSDEEILKLLSSDEEYSVVRSIADFPDSIKKAAASNEPFMISRQIALVARNFNRFYNNSSILNADTEDQKKARLALCEAVCDTLKSGLELLGIGVVERM; translated from the coding sequence ATGGATTATAAAAGCGAAATCGCAGCTAAACTGGCCGAGATCACGGGTCTTGAGACTGAGCAGGTATATAAGCTCATAGAGATCCCGCCGCAGGTAGAGATGGGAGACTATGCATTCCCTTGCTTTACGCTTGCCAAGACCTTACGAAAGGCACCGCCCATGATCGCGACGGATATCGCAGGCGACGAGCGTCTCGCATCCCTTGGCGCGATGACAGCTAAGAACGTAGGTCCCTACGTTAATTTCTATATCGACAGAGGCTTTTATGCCGTAAATACAGTCGGAGGCGTCCTTAAGGACAAGGATTCCTACGGTAAGGCAGATGAAGGTCAGGGCAAGATGGTCATCATCGAGTACTCTTCGCCTAATATCGCTAAGCCTTTCCACGTAGGTCATGCTTTCACTACGATCATCGGTAACTCGCTTTCGAAGATCTATACAAAGCTCGGCTACGATGTAGTCAGGATGAACCACTTAGGTGATTACGGTACACAGTTCGGTAAGCTCATCACGGCTTACAGGCTCTGGGGTGACGACGAGGCGCTGAATAAGGATGCCATCACCGAGCTCCTTCGTATCTACGTTAAGTTCCATGAAGAAGAGAAGAACGATCCGAGCCTTACGGATACTGCAAGAGAGAACTTCAAGCGCCTTGAGGACGGCTGTGAAGAAGAAGTTGCTCTCTGGAAGAAGTTCCGCGATATGTCGCTCGTAGTATTTGAGAAGCTCTATAAGAGATTGGGCGTTGAGTTCGATAACTATAACGGTGAGTCATACTATGCGAAGATGGCTGACGATGTAGCTAATATGCTCAAGGAGAAGGGACTTCTCGTCGAGAGCGAAGGCGCACAGGTAGTAGACCTCGAGGAATACGGAGTTCCTCCTTGCATCATTTTAAAGAGCGACGGAACTACTATCTACGCTACTCGTGATATCGCAGCTATCATGTACAGACATGAGAAATATAACTTCGATAAGAATATCTATGTAGTAGGTACGCCTCAGGCACTTCACTTCAAGCAGGTATTCTCCGTAATGAAGAAGGCCGGCTACGATTATGCCGATAACTGCGTACACGTAGGCTTTGGTCTTGTTAAGTTCAAGAATATGAAGTTCTCAACACGTGACGGTAATATCGTTCTCCTTGAGGATCTCCTTAATGAGGCTGTTGCCAAGACTCGTGAGGTAATCGCCGAGAATTCCAAAGCAAGAGGTCAGGACATGACCGAGGCCGAGATCGACGAGATCGCAGAGAAGGTAGGTATCGGTGCCGTTATCTATACATATGTTAAGTCAGGCCGCGAAAGAGATATCGTATTCTCATGGGAAGAGATGCTCGACTTCGAGGGAGATACCGCACCTTACCTCATGTATACATATGCTAGGACAAAGTCTATCCTCAGAAAGGCTAAGGAGCAGGGCTTCGAGCCTTCATCCGACGAGGAGATCCTTAAGCTCCTGTCATCCGATGAGGAGTACAGTGTAGTAAGGAGCATCGCGGACTTCCCCGATTCGATAAAGAAGGCTGCTGCTTCCAACGAGCCCTTCATGATCTCACGTCAGATCGCGCTCGTAGCAAGGAACTTCAACCGTTTCTACAATAATTCCAGCATCCTCAATGCTGATACGGAAGATCAGAAGAAGGCACGTCTCGCGCTTTGTGAGGCTGTCTGCGATACATTGAAGTCAGGTCTTGAGCTTCTCGGTATCGGCGTAGTTGAAAGGATGTGA